The proteins below are encoded in one region of Belonocnema kinseyi isolate 2016_QV_RU_SX_M_011 chromosome 1, B_treatae_v1, whole genome shotgun sequence:
- the LOC117177528 gene encoding aminopeptidase Q-like, whose protein sequence is MGYLGFSILLLGLVHLSHQINYRLPNGSIPHHYKLSFIPHLIPDNFTFDGESEIFLRVHKTTRNLTLHSLNLEIHEESTMIVGDEEIIIPHRHIFEKEREFFILNLRNDLLPGDYKLLLKFSGILNNASRGFFWDSYLNDDNETTYLVATQFETTHARQAFPCWDEPALKATFEISIKHFPNYTALSNMPVDKKLIGTESDGKLWTKFKTTPLMSTYLVCFTVSDFQNITNLEGNFSLWARKNVLNSMKFAYDVALKAFPVLEDYTNIPYILPKMDIIAIPGHDNGAMENWGLIVAKESDISRQAMFDESFLRIQKYMVHEVSHQWFGNLISVAWWNDIWLTEGLASYFHFYLGAKVNNFPRMTDLFIINKNKVFEKDDDPLSLPPFREVNSAIETRQLLNTVHDKASTIMKMLSGLLSEEVFQSGIKKLLKKYKFRSITTDNFWETMQETLNESSENNFKIKKMLEPYISQQGFPLINVIRNYTSGVIKLTQECLMCKKNNLPESKWWIPINFATTSSPDFSSTLATHWMNPEDEFVIEGVDPNDWIIINIKSSAYYRVNYDEENWKKIGHYLNSENFSNIDILNRAQILQDGFWLFKQEKLDKELLIYLTSYLTREVDYIPWSTGDDIIQHLVENTDITEDSKIFILAIVGNLVDDAGLEESPNDDLFTVWKRFIGIYWSCYVSKRFCSHLRW, encoded by the exons ATGGGCTACTTAGGATTCTCTATTCTGCTTCTTGGCCTGGTGCATCTTTCTCATCAGATCAATTATCGTTTACCTAATGGCTCGATACCGCATCATTACAAATTGTCATTTATTCCCCACCTGATCCCTGATAATTTTACGTTCGATGGAGAATCAGAAATTTTTCTGAGGGTTCATAAAACAACCAGAAATTTGACATTACATTCTTTGAATTTGGAAATACACGAAGAGAGTACTATGATCGTTGGAGATGAGGAAATTATTATACCACATCGACATATTTTTGAGaaggaaagagaattttttattctcaactTACGCAATGATTTGCTACCAGGagattataaacttttattaaaattcagtgGGATATTGAACAATGCATCCAGAGGATTCTTTTGGGATTCTTATCTTAATGATGATAATGAAACAAC ATATTTGGTAGCGACCCAATTCGAAACAACACATGCTCGTCAAGCTTTCCCTTGTTGGGACGAACCAGCATTGAAAGCCACTTTCGAAATCTCCattaaacattttccaaattataCAGCTCTCTCCAATATGCcagtcgataaaaaattaattggaacaGAATCTGACGGAAAATTgtggacaaaatttaaaacaacaccTCTTATGTCCACCTACCTAGTTTGCTTCACAGtttctgattttcaaaatattaccaaTCTTGAAGGAAATTTTTCTCTCTGGGCgaggaaaaatgttttaaattctatgaaatttgcTTACGATGTTGCTTTGAAAGCATTTCCAGTTTTAGAAGATTACACTAACATTCCCTACATTCTGCCGAAAATGGATATTATCGCAATTCCTGGACATGACAATGGTGCTATGGAAAATTGGGGATTAATTGTTGCTAA agaatcAGACATTTCTCGGCAAGCTATGTTCGACGaaagttttttgagaattcagAAGTATATGGTTCACGAGGTTTCTCACCAATGGTTCGGAAATTTAATTAGTGTGGCTTGGTGGAATGATATTTGGTTGACTGAAGGCCTtgcttcatattttcatttttatctcgGTGCCAAG GTAAACAATTTTCCAAGAATGACTGATCTATTCatcatcaataaaaataaagtatttgagAAAGATGATGATCCACTTTCTCTGCCTCCTTTTCGAGAAGTTAATTCGGCAATAGAAACGCGTCAACTTTTGAATACTGTTCACGATAAAG CATCAACAATAATGAAGATGTTGAGCGGTTTACTTTCTGAAGAAGTTTTTCAATCCGGTATTAAGaaactcttaaaaaaata taagtTTAGGTCAATAACAACTGATAATTTTTGGGAAACAATGCAAGAAACTCTGAACGAatcttctgaaaataattttaaaataaaaaagatgctgGAGCCTTACATATCCCAACAAGGATTTCCTCTAATAAATGTAATCAGAAATTACACATCTGGGGTAATAAAATTAACTCAAGAATGCTTGATgtgcaaaaaaaataatctaccaGAATCAAAATGGTGGATTCCAATAAATTTTGCAACAACTTCTTCCCCTGATTTTTCCTCGACTCTTGCCACTCACTGGATGAACCCTGAAGACGAATTCGTTATTGAAGGAGTAGATCCTAACGATTGGATTATTATCAACATAAAAAGCAgtg CTTATTATCGAGTAAACTACGACGaagaaaattggaagaaaatagGACATTATTTGAATTCGGAAAATTTCtcgaatattgatattttaaatcgtGCCCAAATTCTCCAAGATGGATTTTGGTTATTTAAGCAAGAAAAACTTGATAaagaattattgatttatttaacttCATATTTGACTCGTGAAGTTGACTACATACCCTGGAGTACTGGTGATGATATAATAcagcatttagttgaaaatactgaTATAACAGAAGATTCGaag atttttattttggcGATTGTCGGTAATCTTGTTGATGACGCAGGCTTGGAAGAGAGCCCAAATGATGATTTGTTCACAGTTTGGAAGCGATTTATAGGAATTTATTGGAGTTGTTATGTTTCTAAACGATTCTGCAGTCACCTTAGGTGGTAA